TAGGTGTTAGGAAAATACCTATTACTATGGCCTTGACTATACTTGGAGTAAGACATCCTAAAACCAGACTAAGACTCGGTTGTTTAAGATAATTTAGCGGCTCAATTACGTACAGGTATGCGACAGAGTGTGCTGCCTGTGCTGGTATTTACCGGTACGCGTAATAGTGGTTGACTCTTAAAATTAGGGGTTCCTGTCTAAAGTTACCTAACGTTAAATCATTTAGCACGGTGCTACATAGTGCACATTGACTTTGAAGTACGTATGGGGtactttacaatacaatactgagcgatttaaaaaaaacgttgcTCAAATTTAAGGAATATCATGAAATAGAACGACACAGAATACCTAAAATCAAACAACTGCCGCTTATCTCAGGAGGCTGGTAAAAAAGTGGCGCAACGATTTTCTAATAAATGGTAACTGAGTTTTcttatctttttaattttttattaatacctaacataataaaaatcagTTCATGCAGCGAAGCCTTCAACAAGTCCTAGACCTATAGTAGTTACGTACTTAAATAGCTACTTACGCTTAGGATCCGGCGAGTCTCTATCTAAAACTGCATATCTGGGTATCTCGATTCCTTCTCCTTCTAAGATAGCGTACACTTTTCTGCGATCCTGTAACAGCCGCGGAAAAAACACAGTCACCTACCACATGTCTTAAATCTGTATAACCGGATTACTGCTCAGCATTTAAGCATTTAGGTCATGTATTTCTACCACGGATTTCAACTTTATTTCAAAGCGATAGGGTTTAATTTTGTCTATTTCTGACATCCTGGAAAAAGTATGTTAGAAATTATGGGTTGATTATTATGTAATAGGGGAGATTATGCGCTAGAAATCAaaagagaaaagaaaagaagagaACAAGAGGAAAAAAGGGCTAATTTATCCATCAAAAAGTCAGTGGATTTTTTTCCGTCCAAATTTCCGATAGACAATTATACAGTTCCGTTACGGTAGTAACATGTTTTTCTACACTTGAAAGCAATGATAGGATACAAACAATGTGGTTTATACGTACATATATACCAGTGGTTCTCCAACTTTTTTGGTGGCGGAAtacttttggaaagcgaaatatttgacggagccccaacttaaaaatattttttcgtcACCATTGAACCGTGAACCAGACGTAGAGAGctgattaatgatttttttctcgcgTAACCCCTACAGAGGCCTTGCGGATTGCGGAGCCCTAGTGGTCCGCGGAGTACAcctttgagaatggctgctaTATACGTTTAGATACATACCTGAATATCGTACTGCATATGCAGATTGTTGATAACATACGGCTTCCTCAGTTTTTCATACTGTATGGCCTTGTCCAACGGGAAGCCTTTCGAGTGGAAAGATATCAGACAGTCGCAGATGGGCCAATCCTCTACGGGGCTctataaaataggtataaaacaaGTTGATTTTGGTAGACAAGTGGAATGGCCGAGAATGCAACATGCAATGAGGGGACAACCGCTGCTATAATTACGGTGTTGTGTGCACCGAAGAGAAGAGGCCAAGTCCTTTTAGTTTATTAATTACCAGTAATAAGTGCTAATAACTATACCCTAACCAgcccactttttaattttaacccattaaaatgttaaaatacttTACGTGGAGAAATAAAAATTCCAATTTGATCCTTGCCAAAAATTGTAGATTCGAaggtttattatatattatactagcgaGTGTAGTATATTTAGTATAGGTTTgatattttaaatcaaaaattaggAAGGTCcgagtaaaatattttttaaagcatTATTTAAAACTGTTCTTATCGTAATAGTGTGCTTTGTTGCAAAGTCATTATTCACTAAACGGGAATTGAGCTCATGAACAAATAGTTTTATCGCTAAGTAAGTATGATTACACTAAATTAGAGCCAATCTGTTTGTTCAggcctaaaaaagaaaaaaaatatcttttatttgcataaaatatggtacaagaatttaaattaaaaaaacgaactcgcccaccgagggttccgtactttttagtatttgttgttatagcggcaacagaaatacatcatctgtgaaaatttcaactctctagctatcacggttcatgagatacagccagttgacatacagatggacagacggacagaggagtcttagtaatagggtcccgtttttaccctttgggtacggaaccctaaaaattgtcgTGTTACGTAagctgtaattttattataaatccgTCGTCTATGAAAAGAAACTTgactcattttttttactagcttaGCTTACtaggtacattaaaatgtgatattttctataaaaagggaccttattgtcgatggcgcttacgccattataaacgatgctccgatataaatacaatgccgcgcgacgatTTGCGGCGTAAGCGtcgtcgacaataaggtcccttttcatagaaaatgcccaaaATATGCAAGGGTGCATGCACAACATGAATGGCTGTAAGGATCGTGTATTAATCAGTAATAACTTTTCTTGTACAACAAAATCAATTGGCAATTAAATTATCAAGAACTTGGCCCACTAAGACCATGCAGTGCACAATATACGTGCAGTTAGGTACATGTCATAATCGGCAATGGTAACCGGACACCTCGCACAAAGGGTGTGTGGGTAAACAAGTCCACGGAAATATAACGTGTTTCGTTACATGTATGTACCCAGCTAGATAGTATAGTCAGTCACAATTTTTGGTTTATGTCAATATGCAAACAAGCATATACCCCAATTGATGACAAGCAGCGAACTTTTACTGGGCGCTTGcatccagtgttggccgaacgttaattgcaattaaccattaaccagtacaaattaaaccgtaaaccgtaacggacggttacagtttacggttccatttttactggttaatggttaattgcattaacgtttcggcgaACACTGATTGCTAACTATACTATTATACACGTTTTTACGTGCATAAATATGATttcactgtactgtactgtttgTTTGTGTCAGAAGGACAAATTCATGTAACTGACGGTATACCACGTCCATTATGCTTAAAGTAAGGACGTTACACACGAATAATttagtacattgacccgccattTCCTATCTCAATCCCATgcgcattattatattgttgtCCCACTCGCATAGTAACAGTGACAGCAATATAAACAGGAAATGGCGGGTCAATATACTAAATTCTTCATTAATAGCGTCCTTCCTTTAGTAGCATGCTGGTAAATAAATGGCATGCATTTAATGTATTATGTACCATCTACACTACACAGAAATAATCAGAAGAGATTGTTATCAAGATAACTAATAATACTTCCAAATATATCtagtgaaacaaaataaacgttcaattacaataattactatTAAATTTCACTCGCAAGCAATAAAAGTCACCTTGTATGGAGATTCTATACAAAATGAGCCGTTTTATTTGCTCTAGAGAGTACAGCCTGATGGCCTACAAACTACAGGAAGAAATAAAAGGATATGTTTCTATCCTTTTAACATTAGACTAAATAATAAGGACTGATACTTTTATATCTGGGGCCATTTACAACgacaaaattaaacttatttcctaatatttttttcgttagtttttgaaaaataatcaGAGCGCTTTATTTGAACCTTAAGGGAAGGGAGGGCATAAAGTATCGTGATTAGGAACCGGCTAAAACATGGGAACAAATGTATTAGCAGGCGTAGCTCACTCCACATTTTAGCCTTCCTACTAATTTATTTACTAGGTAGGGTATAAATAGGTTTAAGAGATGATTGAACTCTCTGTACTTCAATAAATTAGTTATTATGTGGTTCTGAATTTTATTGACGGATGGAAGTTTATacttgtttaaaatattttgtataagtatattgagggtgctatatgaccagatgggctggtcatataaataaataacaactattaaataaatattataggacattattacacgaattgactaagccccacggtaagcccaagaaggcttgtgttgtgggtactcagacaacgatatatataataagtatatattataaatacatagaaaacacccaagactggaacatgctcatcacacaaataaatgccctcaccaggttttgaacccgcgaccatcggcttcataggcagggtcactatacaCTAGGCCAGAACGGTCGTCTACCACGAAAGACAGATTCGTGGAGtaaacgactactcgagtggcgaccatggggggaagaatatcctcaaagtagaccccagatgcgttgggacgacgacatcaaAAGGACTGCGGGGAAGAAGTGGCTCCAGGTCGCACAGAACCGTGATGATTGACGctaaatgaaggaggcctacacccaaagggtagaaaggggctaaagagagagataTTGAGGGTAGATAAAACAGCATCAGTCCGTTAAACATCAGACTAACATCAAAAGGACAGAGGTACCGCTATCGCTCACTATTTTGTTCCACTAAAAGGTTAGAGTATGAAGAGAACCTTTAAGATAACCTCCTCAGGGAAGACGAGCATCTTGATGTACTCGAATTCGTCGAGGCGCGTGAGGATCTCCTTCATGGGCTTGGACTGCGACTTCTTGGCCATGGCGCACACCCCCACCACAACCTTCTTGCCGCCGCCATCGTAGTGTGGGTCCAGGGAGTCGCAGAGATCCAATTCGCCCTGTAGAAAAGTTATTATTAatcatttgtgccattctcaatcaaatgGGTACTTATtgccggttgtcaataaggtgctatttccatatagcttcaattgaaaatcaaccttattgacaagcgacaccggtaccttttggttgaaaatgtcacattcaAATGAATCAATACATATTATAGTCCCATAATATGTATTGATTAATTTGAATGATCTAATATATACCGGGATGTGAACGTAGGTCCTCATGCTTCACAggaatttatttaaagttttatgGCTGACTTTTCTTAAGACATACATCTATTTCTCATCAAGATGATTCTAAAGAGTCAAAACTCAATTAAGCCGCTTTATTTATTACAGAACCATCAGACGCTTGAAACCATTTCATTGTCATCACAGTTACATAGCTAGTAGCATTCCTAGCTAGCATCAGAAATCTAGAACTAGATCACATATTTCTTGCAAATTTTAATGaatactagcatacatacatacatatttacaaacattacaaattaaacCCTATCCAACGCAAGGTACAAAACAAATGGACCCAAATCCCAAGGGAGGGGAATAACCCTCCTTAAATTTGAGGTGACATAATCACTGATCTATCAGAGGAATATTAAATTGTGCTTTCATCACTTACTACCCTAAAAAAGTTGGGATTgtaggtagatagatagatagaataatctttattgccactagagttgtgccgttcccggtaacattacccattttgtatagagaatgttaccgagcgagaaatttccccatacaaaatggggaatgttaccgggaatggcacaactctaaTTGCCACGCCTCAGTAAAATATGCAGCTTAcagaaaacaattgattaagaatagaggtaaacaacaggcagTCTAATCGCTGAAGAGCgctctcttccagacaacctagGTAGTATGtgcttgtatttttaatttcttatattCAGTCTTTGTGAGCATTAAAGAACATTGGAATTTCCTAAAGTAATACAGAATAATATCTCTGCCGAAATTCAGCAGAGAAGCATTGTGCTGTTTGTGTCCCACTAACACTacttatatagaaaaaaaaaactctgtgAGGAAACATGTTTTCAATTTCAATCTGattaatatataaaagaaactgaaaaccataaaataaaacactttaACACATGTCACAAGACAAACAGCTGCGTGGCCATGAACATTAAACAGTTAAATACCTCTTCCATTGTTTAACACATTCTCACAAACCAAATGGAGCACTATTGCACAGATCTTAAAACTCAGATTATTGTTTCGAGATCTACAAACACTGCAACAACATGGTAAATTAATTTCAACTCCCGAGAGTAATGTATAATCTGATAATTTAGAGTAAATCATGTGaccacatattttatattacattgtAGAACACATTATTGCTAAAACAGAAACCAAATAATACCTATTTGCTTATCTTCCATAAACAAtcacaattataacaacaaatgtaaTCATATTTATAACCAAAACATAAATTTTGCCAATTAAAGCTCACATCGGGCAAACAGTCATCACAGTaacaaaaatcatcatcattttgcTCTTTCTTCTTCCTGCTCCTCCATCTCTTTAACCTCCACCAATCTTTAAGCCACTGCCATTCCATCACTGTGACACTTCACATGCAACCCACTGAATACTACAAGTAATACTAAAGATAGCACAAAGCAGCTTGTCAACGGCTGGTTATCACCACACACACTAGATAAGTATGATAAACTTGACACAAATTAACATACTGTATTACCTCACATGACATTGTTGCTAGAATAGACTGGTTATAAAATACGCATTGTATAACAGTTATTATAATGTGCTCATATATAAAGTAGTGTTAGTGTGGACATGTGCCTTGTTTGATATGCACATACATTTTGTGGAGGATTACAGTAGTTTATGACTAAACCAAATCTATTTGCATTTCTTAtctatgttaattttaaagcaatgtttacattttgttGCAGATAAGGTTAATATGCATAAATATTAGTTGGAGCTGTGTAATAATGTAGATTAAGGTTTTGATTAAAACTGGCCAATTGCATAGTATGGTAATCTATGCTTtgattcataatcataatataattttgtttatgttttttcAATCATTTAAATGTGTTATCTACTAGTAATTACTGGCATAAATGATATGCTTCTACTCTTTTTCTGTTAATTTTCGGCACACTATTTTTCTTAAATGTGAATTAAAGAGAGATCTATTTGTTTACAATgttgtatgttatataaaaaaagttatattcaCTTTCAGCACTAATATACAGATTTACAGGTAAATTATACTTCATTCTCTAACTAAATGTTTGATAGTATAAGACTTAATAAGTGAATATTTTTAACcaatattgtgatttttgtaatttgacTCACccttaaaattgataaaaacaTGGTGGACACACATTAAGACTACAATATCTCATGGACTCTTGCCAAATTCATAGAAACAAAGAAACTCATATAAAGAGACTTCCTACCTTATATTATAAACGGAAGAAGTCACTTTATTTACTGATTTATGAAAATGTATACGgtaataaaaatgcatttaaatttcTTTCATACTACTTATATGCGTATCAGCTCTGTGACCCGCTTCCAGTGTATTTATAGAGTACTTACTAAACAAAATATAAGCGTGAAGCATGCCTTCATAATCTTTTACTTACTGGAGATCTTATTGGGACGAGATTACCATCATCACCGACATAGAACTGAGGTTGCTGTGTGGCTTGCCGCAACCCTTGATACCCATGTTCGAGCTCAGTGTATGACATTACCTATTTACATAAACTAGCATAGAAAATATTGGtgaataaatattacaaatagacatacaaatacatttatatcACGAGGtaaaattgattttataaaagtaaaaatatttttgtaatctgCAGCTGGCAAACGCAGCTGATGTCAATCGCCGATGACGTTTCGTTAACATGATTTTCATTACAATGTTTACAATGCAAAAGTTAATCAAAATTTGaatgtaacaaataaaattacaccACGTAAAATTGCTTTGCATTAATATAgacattaaaaaattatataatttatatatttattatatttgtacctAGTACATGaaagcaacgtttttaaaagtaGCTTAAACAGTAAATGTCAGTAGTGGCTACAATACAAACGTCATCACGTATGTCAAGAGTTCAAGACTGTCACAATATACACGTGAAGCGGATTTTCTGATTTTActgtttattatacttataaaacaatcttaaaaGAAAAGGAATATGTTTAAAGAAATTCCAACAACAATCACTGCAAGTGCGTTTTGGCAATCTGTGAATATCCTGATTACAAAATCTCATGTAGTAAATAAAAGAGTATGGGGCAGCATGGTGTTACACAAATGCAATTGCAAACCAGTaactacaaacattttaaattGGTGTTTACCTGATCACTGTGGAAAAGTAGACAAAATAGATAATGTAGATTTATATCTAGCCTATTTACTTGCGAATTTACAACTTCAGCAGTGTGATATATCAGATTCTGATGATGTTATTGAGATCATACTCTCAGAATTGCTCCCTAAAAATTATAGTGATATCCACGCAGTTCAACTAACTTGTCTACAAAAAGACAGAAATGTAGTTACATTTTATGATGTTACGCCAAAAAATGAAAATCAGAATGTATGTccaaattattcttattctttgcAATTGAATAGCAACATGATTCTCCTGAAGGCTAATTGTGGTCAGTAATAGTAAATTTATTACTTCtgtattataaacaaaatagtATGGGtcagcaataattatttttgtagtatTCTATATTCTATTATGTTAGTAAACAAGTTTCCTTACGCTTATCATTTCAGATTTGAGCTCCAAGTCATTTCAGTGGCTTTTAAATACAGTTCTGCCGCAATTTGTCAAATGGGGACAAGAGTGTGTGAATACAAAACCTAATTCACAATTTTGCAGTCAATCTCTGGCCTTTGTTTCCATTGATAAATACTACAGCAGGTATAATGAGCTAAAATTGAAGTATGGGAAAGAAATGGTTAAGGTAATATTGGATTTAGATATATATGtgaaatattttacattttctttGTACTGAAGTAACttaaattaagtttttgtttttaagatATGGCCTGAATGTACAGATCCTAGCAAATTTGTTTATGAAGATGTGGCAATAGCCACTTACTTGCTTTTACTCTGGGAAGAGGAAAGAGCACAGCAAGGCTCTAACATTCTTCAAAGCTTTGTGGATTTGGGCTGTGGAAATGGCTTACTGGTGTATATCTTGTCAAAGGAAGGACATCCTGGAGTTGGTATTgatgttagaaagagacaaatttGGGACATGTTTGGTGCTAATGTAAAATTAGAAGTAAGTGGTTCTTTATTACAGATTACAGAGGTTTTTTTCATTCGGCTGTTTTAACATCTTTCAAGACAAATAAttccatacatttatttatattgctaTTCAAAAACTATGTCTTGAATTTACAGGAAAAGACCATTACACCATCTGATACACATCTATTCCCTGACACTGATTGGATAATAGGCAATCATTCAGATGAGCTGACCCCATGGATCCCAGTAATTTCAGCAAGAAGCTCCTACAAATGCAATTTCTTCTTACTCCCATGTTGTGCATATAACTTTGATGGTACCAAATACCAAAGGCAAAATTCATCTAAAAGTCAATACACAGAGTATTTGGAACACATAAAGCAATTGTGTGAAGACATTGGTTTTAAAACAGATGTTGACAGGTTGAAAATACCCAGTACCAAAAGAATCTGTCTTTTAGGCAGAGGTAGGAGATATGAAGAGAAAGCTTTTGAAGATCAATGTAATCAGATACGAAATCTTATTGATAAGGAACAAGTGAACAGAAATGAAAatgtatggataaatgactttaAGCCTAGAGATCCAGTGGAAAAGGTCAAAAATTGCACTCATATAGACAAAAACTTGATACAATCAATTGTGGGTAGTATAACTTACTATTTACTTGAAGGTTGCAATGTATCAAATATCTGGAATTCTGGTAAAGTAGCTGGTATTAATGAGCTAGTACAATTGATACCACATGATCAACTGAAAGCTTTAAAATCAGAGTGTGGTGGTTTACAAACACTGTTGAAGAACAATCACCACATTTTCAAGGTCCAAAGTGGCAGAGTCCAGTTAAGGTATCCTAAAACAGTTGAAGAAGTAAAAAAAGATAGTCAGTACAAGAAGAATAAAGCTAAGTCTGGAAATATTAGGATACAGTTTCGGCCATGTTGGTTTTACAACCATCACCCACAGGGATGCCCACTGTCAGATGACAAGTGCAGTTTCTTACATGCTAAGAGCTGACTAAGCAAAACAAACCACTAAacagtataaaaaataatttaatttgtcaaattttaataatttacaacaaaaaatatataaaaacaatatttattaaaacaatagtAAGTTTTTTCCTCCTCCAATATAAAACCTTTGCCCCTTAACCaccaaaattatattataggatAGGATAATGCCCCCAAATATGAAGTTACATTTATTCTTGTCTTATCACTTTCTTATCAGTAGTGTAATGGATAACAGTATCAGTAAACAGTAACCCAGTTTCTGATAGTGTTGAGATTTAAGCTGTAGACTTTATAGTTCTATTCAATTTCAAAGAATTTATTCAGTTCACTTAAATTTCTCTCATCTACAAATTTGGCCACTTCATGTTCTCC
This genomic stretch from Cydia strobilella chromosome 6, ilCydStro3.1, whole genome shotgun sequence harbors:
- the LOC134742379 gene encoding probable tRNA (uracil-O(2)-)-methyltransferase isoform X2, which gives rise to MFKEIPTTITANLSSKSFQWLLNTVLPQFVKWGQECVNTKPNSQFCSQSLAFVSIDKYYSRYNELKLKYGKEMVKIWPECTDPSKFVYEDVAIATYLLLLWEEERAQQGSNILQSFVDLGCGNGLLVYILSKEGHPGVGIDVRKRQIWDMFGANVKLEEKTITPSDTHLFPDTDWIIGNHSDELTPWIPVISARSSYKCNFFLLPCCAYNFDGTKYQRQNSSKSQYTEYLEHIKQLCEDIGFKTDVDRLKIPSTKRICLLGRGRRYEEKAFEDQCNQIRNLIDKEQVNRNENVWINDFKPRDPVEKVKNCTHIDKNLIQSIVGSITYYLLEGCNVSNIWNSGKVAGINELVQLIPHDQLKALKSECGGLQTLLKNNHHIFKVQSGRVQLRYPKTVEEVKKDSQYKKNKAKSGNIRIQFRPCWFYNHHPQGCPLSDDKCSFLHAKS
- the LOC134742379 gene encoding probable tRNA (uracil-O(2)-)-methyltransferase isoform X1 gives rise to the protein MFKEIPTTITASAFWQSVNILITKSHVVNKRVWGSMVLHKCNCKPVTTNILNWCLPDHCGKVDKIDNVDLYLAYLLANLQLQQCDISDSDDVIEIILSELLPKNYSDIHAVQLTCLQKDRNVVTFYDVTPKNENQNVCPNYSYSLQLNSNMILLKANCDLSSKSFQWLLNTVLPQFVKWGQECVNTKPNSQFCSQSLAFVSIDKYYSRYNELKLKYGKEMVKIWPECTDPSKFVYEDVAIATYLLLLWEEERAQQGSNILQSFVDLGCGNGLLVYILSKEGHPGVGIDVRKRQIWDMFGANVKLEEKTITPSDTHLFPDTDWIIGNHSDELTPWIPVISARSSYKCNFFLLPCCAYNFDGTKYQRQNSSKSQYTEYLEHIKQLCEDIGFKTDVDRLKIPSTKRICLLGRGRRYEEKAFEDQCNQIRNLIDKEQVNRNENVWINDFKPRDPVEKVKNCTHIDKNLIQSIVGSITYYLLEGCNVSNIWNSGKVAGINELVQLIPHDQLKALKSECGGLQTLLKNNHHIFKVQSGRVQLRYPKTVEEVKKDSQYKKNKAKSGNIRIQFRPCWFYNHHPQGCPLSDDKCSFLHAKS